A region from the Kineothrix sp. IPX-CK genome encodes:
- the treC gene encoding alpha,alpha-phosphotrehalase: MMDFHDKVIYQIYPKSFMDSDGDGVGDLRGIIDKLDYLQYLGVDYIWLTPFFISPQRDNGYDVADYRSVDAAFGNMEDLEELISQADGRGIGVMLDMVFNHTSTEHEWFQRALKGEKEYMDYYIFKDGSSEHIPTNWESKFGGPSWEYVPNLGKWYLHLFDRTQADLNWENPNVREELKEVLRFWKRKGIKGFRFDVVNLISKPEVYEDDTEGDGRHFYTDGPHVHEFLQEIVRDAGIENMVTVGEMSSTSIASCIRYSNPDERELSMCFNFHHLKVDYKDGNKWELMPPDIQALKRLFRQWQLGMQEHGGWNAVFWCNHDQPRIVSRFGDDGRYWKESAKMLAASIHLLRGTPYIYQGEELGMTNPYFTHIGQYRDVESLNYYEILLQEGKTEKEALQILASRSRDNGRTPMQWSSEPNAGFSGTTPWICVTNNYKQINAEAEKEDEASILAYYRKLIRLRKEKRAIADGKIDFLFEETPYLFAYRRYMECESASGEELLVLNNLGKEPVVLDTAKLETDKYKLLLGNYEETKAGIPQVLRPYESLLFEKF; encoded by the coding sequence ATGATGGATTTTCATGACAAAGTCATTTATCAGATATATCCGAAGTCTTTTATGGATTCTGATGGAGACGGTGTTGGGGACTTGCGCGGAATTATAGATAAGTTGGATTATTTACAATACCTTGGCGTGGATTACATATGGCTGACTCCGTTTTTCATATCGCCCCAGCGGGACAATGGGTATGATGTCGCTGATTACCGCAGCGTGGATGCTGCCTTCGGTAATATGGAGGACCTGGAGGAATTGATTTCACAGGCGGATGGACGCGGCATTGGGGTAATGCTGGATATGGTGTTTAATCATACTTCTACGGAGCATGAATGGTTTCAGCGTGCTTTAAAGGGCGAGAAGGAATATATGGATTATTATATATTCAAGGACGGAAGTTCTGAACACATTCCTACTAACTGGGAATCAAAGTTCGGAGGTCCATCATGGGAATATGTCCCTAACCTGGGAAAGTGGTATCTGCATCTGTTCGATAGAACTCAAGCTGATTTGAATTGGGAAAATCCTAATGTACGAGAAGAGCTGAAGGAGGTTCTGCGGTTCTGGAAGAGAAAGGGCATCAAAGGGTTCCGGTTTGATGTGGTAAACCTGATTTCCAAGCCGGAGGTTTATGAAGATGATACGGAAGGAGACGGAAGGCATTTCTATACCGACGGGCCCCATGTGCATGAGTTCTTGCAGGAGATTGTAAGGGATGCCGGAATCGAGAATATGGTTACGGTGGGAGAGATGTCTTCCACGTCTATCGCGAGCTGTATACGGTATTCCAACCCTGACGAAAGGGAATTATCCATGTGCTTTAATTTCCATCACCTTAAGGTGGACTATAAGGACGGGAACAAGTGGGAATTGATGCCGCCGGATATTCAGGCTTTGAAAAGGCTGTTCAGGCAATGGCAGCTCGGTATGCAGGAACACGGTGGCTGGAATGCGGTATTCTGGTGTAATCACGATCAGCCCAGAATCGTATCCCGATTTGGAGATGACGGACGTTACTGGAAAGAATCCGCTAAAATGCTGGCCGCCAGCATACACCTTCTGCGCGGCACTCCCTATATTTATCAGGGAGAGGAGCTGGGTATGACTAATCCTTACTTTACCCATATCGGGCAGTATCGAGATGTGGAAAGTCTGAACTATTATGAGATACTGCTTCAGGAAGGTAAGACAGAGAAAGAAGCTCTTCAGATTCTCGCTTCCAGATCCCGGGATAACGGCCGTACCCCCATGCAATGGTCGTCAGAACCCAATGCAGGTTTTTCCGGGACAACGCCATGGATTTGCGTAACGAATAATTACAAGCAAATCAATGCGGAAGCGGAAAAAGAAGATGAAGCCTCCATTCTCGCCTATTACAGAAAGCTGATTCGGCTTCGCAAGGAAAAACGGGCGATAGCTGACGGAAAAATCGATTTTCTGTTCGAGGAAACACCTTATTTATTTGCTTATCGCAGATATATGGAATGTGAAAGCGCATCCGGAGAAGAGCTTCTTGTATTAAATAATCTCGGCAAAGAACCGGTTGTTCTCGATACGGCGAAACTGGAAACGGATAAATACAAACTCCTTCTAGGTAACTATGAAGAAACGAAGGCCGGCATACCGCAGGTACTTCGCCCTTACGAAAGCTTACTATTCGAAAAATTTTAA
- a CDS encoding ABC transporter ATP-binding protein, with amino-acid sequence MKKNNELVTHRKEFTKQFYRHNKWSFVAAITASVLTALGNLVVSWLMQQIIDTASGDAGTFSLLQLAMILLVIVSGIVMVSVLEYYVRPLFIKNAMRQYKDYAFEEMAKKNINAFTGENTSIYISALSNDATSIENNYLAKIFTLVQELLMFAGAFALMLYYSPFLTLVAFLLSFFPVIASVLTGNRLAMQEKQVSDRNESFIGMIKDMLSGFSVIKSFKAEREVFRLFAKSNSAAEEAKCRRRRTETVIQTIGFVAGIIAQFGVFLFGAYLALTGRGVTAGVVIVFVQLMNYVLTPIADVPQILANRKAAYALIDKLAAAIRSNVRKTGEEMEPVLARGIELKGLSFSYEKDAPVLQGIDICFEAGKSYAVVGGSGSGKSTLLNLLMGSREDYEGEILFDGSELREIASASLYDIVSIVQQNVFVFNSTVKDNITMFREFTEEELRDAVNMSGLAPFIAERGKDYACGENGSGLSGGERQRISIARCLLRGTPVMLVDEATAALDAKTAFAVSNSILDISGLTRIVVTHRLEEALLRKYDKVFVLRNGMVEEEGSFAELMERKGFFYSLFTVSQ; translated from the coding sequence ATGAAGAAAAATAATGAACTTGTCACGCACCGCAAAGAATTTACCAAGCAGTTTTATAGACATAACAAATGGAGCTTCGTCGCCGCAATAACCGCCTCGGTTTTGACAGCCTTAGGAAACCTGGTGGTTTCATGGCTGATGCAGCAAATCATCGATACCGCGTCGGGAGATGCCGGAACATTTTCGCTTTTGCAGCTTGCCATGATCTTATTGGTTATCGTTTCAGGTATTGTTATGGTTTCGGTTCTGGAATATTATGTCCGTCCTCTATTCATAAAGAACGCCATGCGGCAATACAAGGATTATGCGTTCGAGGAAATGGCAAAGAAGAATATTAATGCCTTTACCGGCGAGAACACCTCCATATATATTTCGGCGCTGTCCAACGATGCCACCAGTATTGAGAACAATTATCTTGCCAAAATATTTACGCTGGTTCAGGAGCTGCTCATGTTTGCAGGAGCCTTTGCCCTTATGCTGTATTACAGTCCGTTTCTGACACTGGTAGCCTTTCTGCTTTCCTTCTTTCCGGTAATTGCCTCTGTTCTTACGGGAAACCGTCTCGCAATGCAGGAAAAACAGGTCTCTGATAGAAATGAGAGTTTTATCGGAATGATAAAGGATATGCTGTCCGGATTTTCCGTCATTAAAAGCTTTAAGGCCGAACGCGAGGTTTTCCGGCTTTTTGCTAAAAGCAATTCGGCGGCTGAGGAGGCCAAATGCAGGAGGCGAAGGACGGAAACCGTCATTCAGACTATTGGATTCGTAGCCGGTATCATAGCGCAATTCGGCGTGTTTTTGTTCGGAGCATATCTGGCCCTTACCGGACGTGGTGTTACGGCGGGTGTAGTCATTGTCTTCGTACAGCTCATGAATTATGTGCTTACACCTATTGCCGATGTACCCCAGATTCTCGCAAACAGAAAGGCTGCGTATGCTCTGATCGACAAGCTGGCTGCCGCCATCCGCTCCAATGTCCGCAAGACCGGAGAAGAGATGGAGCCTGTACTTGCACGCGGGATAGAGCTGAAAGGTTTGTCTTTTTCCTACGAGAAGGACGCTCCTGTGCTTCAAGGAATCGACATATGCTTCGAGGCGGGCAAAAGCTATGCCGTCGTAGGAGGATCGGGAAGCGGCAAGTCCACGCTGCTCAACCTTTTAATGGGAAGCAGAGAGGACTATGAAGGGGAGATTCTGTTTGACGGCAGTGAGCTTCGTGAGATAGCATCCGCTTCGCTGTACGACATCGTTTCCATCGTTCAGCAGAACGTTTTCGTGTTCAACAGCACTGTGAAAGATAATATCACGATGTTCAGGGAATTTACGGAAGAGGAGCTTCGCGATGCGGTGAATATGTCCGGTTTAGCCCCGTTTATCGCCGAGAGGGGAAAGGACTATGCCTGCGGAGAGAATGGGAGCGGACTGTCCGGCGGCGAACGCCAGCGTATTTCTATCGCCCGCTGTCTGCTTCGCGGTACGCCGGTGATGCTGGTGGATGAAGCTACTGCCGCTCTCGATGCGAAGACAGCCTTTGCCGTGAGCAATTCTATTCTGGATATTTCGGGCTTGACGCGCATCGTCGTAACTCACAGACTGGAGGAAGCGTTACTTCGTAAATACGATAAAGTCTTTGTCCTCAGGAACGGAATGGTGGAGGAGGAAGGAAGCTTTGCAGAGCTAATGGAGAGAAAAGGCTTCTTCTATTCATTATTTACAGTATCGCAATAG
- a CDS encoding helix-turn-helix transcriptional regulator: MKITIGENIRHYRKELCLTQEQLAEAVGVTVGAVSKWESGFSNPDIGMLPELADLFEISVDVLLGYQLNCRTMKLAAERIYELRVARKIEEGISEAEKALQRYPNSFDVVYQSADLFQLAGVERNDKSALHKALELYGRACGLISQNTDEGISELSLQINIGQVYVALGEIEPALDTLKKYNACGINNGLIGMLLSQSERCEEALPYLSENLVDCVMGLFQTIIGLCGCFDSKGDEKQSIEAFLWLYGVLEGLKLPNKVSYLDKMQVILLSGCAQVAAIMNDVETAEEYLRRAVEMARAFDASQSFDNMQAYNIKNIKFYYGKTHTVGDSFGETAMSGIEKALTSDERTRPIFTKLWRKIENEEK; this comes from the coding sequence ATGAAAATCACAATTGGTGAAAACATTCGTCATTACCGAAAGGAGCTTTGTCTGACACAGGAGCAGTTAGCCGAAGCGGTGGGAGTTACTGTTGGAGCAGTATCGAAATGGGAATCCGGCTTTTCCAATCCGGATATCGGAATGCTTCCAGAGCTGGCAGATCTTTTTGAAATATCCGTGGATGTACTTCTGGGATACCAGCTCAATTGCAGAACCATGAAGCTTGCGGCGGAGAGGATTTACGAGCTTCGCGTTGCCAGAAAAATCGAGGAAGGGATTTCGGAAGCCGAGAAAGCCCTGCAGCGGTATCCTAATAGCTTCGATGTCGTTTACCAGAGCGCCGACCTGTTTCAGTTGGCAGGGGTGGAAAGAAACGATAAATCGGCGCTGCATAAGGCACTTGAGCTGTATGGACGGGCATGTGGGTTAATTTCGCAGAATACTGACGAAGGGATAAGTGAGCTGTCGCTTCAGATCAACATAGGCCAGGTATATGTGGCGCTGGGAGAGATAGAGCCGGCTCTGGACACTCTGAAAAAGTATAACGCTTGTGGAATTAATAACGGGCTGATCGGGATGCTTCTTTCTCAAAGCGAACGGTGCGAAGAGGCACTTCCGTATCTTTCTGAGAATCTTGTGGACTGCGTAATGGGACTATTTCAAACGATAATAGGTCTTTGCGGCTGCTTTGACAGCAAGGGTGATGAGAAACAGTCAATAGAAGCCTTCCTTTGGCTGTACGGAGTATTGGAAGGACTGAAACTTCCGAACAAGGTATCCTATCTGGATAAGATGCAGGTCATACTGCTTTCCGGCTGTGCGCAGGTTGCTGCAATAATGAACGATGTAGAAACTGCGGAAGAATATTTAAGGCGGGCGGTGGAGATGGCACGAGCCTTCGATGCTTCGCAGTCCTTCGATAACATGCAGGCTTACAATATTAAAAATATTAAATTCTACTATGGAAAGACCCATACTGTCGGTGATAGTTTCGGCGAGACCGCAATGAGCGGCATTGAGAAGGCTCTGACTTCGGATGAAAGAACGAGACCGATTTTCACCAAACTTTGGAGGAAAATTGAAAATGAAGAAAAATAA
- a CDS encoding GNAT family N-acetyltransferase: MLKEIVFLVADESQILAIEQMKRNFGEDGDRIIIEKPPHTEGGQAAYDKENALFVTDKEETLQALKQSGYYVIVLLHEGNKEQDLSAALYAITDIEELTFDSFAMAYMRLSGKPWTILETKRCVIREMTVEDVDAFYRIYKEPSITFYMEDLFKEPEEEREYTREYIKKIYGFYGYGLWSIVGKESKTIIGRAGISWREGFDIPELGFVIAVPYQHKGYAYEVCHAILEYGKVELRFEEVQALIKKGNEASVRLCTKLGFVRRDSVEDKGKAYERYVVELNNI, translated from the coding sequence ATGTTAAAGGAAATAGTTTTTCTTGTTGCTGATGAGAGCCAGATACTAGCGATAGAGCAAATGAAGAGGAACTTCGGCGAAGACGGTGACAGGATCATTATAGAAAAGCCGCCGCATACAGAAGGCGGACAAGCAGCGTATGATAAAGAGAATGCTTTGTTCGTGACGGACAAAGAGGAGACTTTGCAGGCGTTAAAACAAAGCGGATACTATGTAATCGTTCTCTTGCACGAAGGAAACAAGGAGCAGGACTTGTCGGCGGCCCTATACGCGATAACAGATATCGAGGAGCTTACCTTCGATTCCTTTGCTATGGCGTACATGCGCTTGTCGGGGAAGCCGTGGACAATTCTGGAGACGAAGCGATGTGTCATCAGAGAGATGACTGTGGAGGATGTGGACGCTTTTTACCGAATATACAAGGAACCGTCCATTACATTTTATATGGAAGATTTATTCAAGGAGCCGGAGGAGGAGCGGGAATATACCAGGGAATACATAAAAAAAATCTATGGATTCTATGGCTATGGTCTCTGGAGTATTGTCGGTAAGGAAAGCAAAACGATCATCGGGCGGGCGGGAATCAGTTGGCGGGAAGGCTTTGATATCCCCGAGCTGGGTTTTGTAATTGCCGTTCCTTATCAGCATAAAGGTTATGCTTATGAGGTTTGTCATGCCATCCTCGAATACGGGAAAGTGGAACTGCGATTCGAGGAAGTACAGGCTCTGATTAAAAAGGGAAATGAGGCCTCCGTCAGGCTGTGTACAAAGCTTGGTTTCGTGAGAAGGGACAGTGTAGAGGACAAGGGGAAAGCGTATGAGAGGTATGTGGTGGAATTAAACAATATATAA
- a CDS encoding peptidylprolyl isomerase, giving the protein MAQNPIVTFTMENGDVIKAELYPEIAPESVNNFISLINKNFYDGLIFHRVIRGFMIQGGDPEGTGMGGPGYSIKGEFNQNGVANDLKHTEGVLSMARSMHPDSAGSQFFIMHKNSPHLDGSYAAFGKVIEGLEYVNKIAETNTDRSDRPTDPQIMKTVTVETFGEVYPEPQKI; this is encoded by the coding sequence ATGGCACAAAATCCTATTGTTACATTTACTATGGAAAACGGCGACGTAATCAAGGCGGAGTTATATCCCGAAATCGCACCCGAAAGCGTTAATAATTTTATCAGCTTAATTAACAAGAATTTTTATGATGGACTCATTTTCCACAGAGTTATCCGCGGCTTTATGATTCAGGGCGGAGATCCTGAAGGAACTGGAATGGGAGGCCCGGGCTACAGCATCAAGGGCGAATTCAACCAGAACGGTGTTGCCAATGATCTGAAGCATACGGAGGGAGTTCTCTCTATGGCGAGAAGCATGCACCCCGACTCCGCAGGCTCGCAGTTCTTCATTATGCATAAGAATTCTCCTCACCTTGACGGTTCTTATGCCGCGTTCGGAAAAGTAATTGAGGGATTGGAATATGTAAATAAAATCGCTGAAACGAACACAGATCGCTCCGATCGTCCGACAGACCCTCAGATCATGAAAACGGTTACTGTCGAAACCTTCGGAGAAGTTTATCCCGAACCCCAGAAAATTTAA
- the fba gene encoding class II fructose-1,6-bisphosphate aldolase: protein MLVSATEMLQKAKAGHYAVGQFNINNLEWTKAVLLTAQENNSPVILGVSEGAGKYMGGYDTVVGMVNGLIKGLNITVPVALHLDHGSYDHCYKCIEAGFSSVMFDGSHYPIAENVEKTTELVAASHAKGISIEAEVGSIGGEEDGVIGAGECADPQECKAIADLGIDFLAAGIGNIHGKYPENWQGLSFETLDAIQKLTGDMPLVLHGGTGIPADMIKKAISLGVAKINVNTECQLSFAAATRKYIEEGKDLQGKGFDPRKLLAPGFEAIKATVKEKMELFGSVNKA, encoded by the coding sequence ATGTTAGTTTCAGCTACAGAAATGCTTCAAAAAGCAAAAGCCGGCCATTATGCGGTAGGACAGTTCAACATCAACAACCTTGAGTGGACAAAAGCAGTTCTTTTGACAGCTCAGGAAAACAATTCTCCTGTTATTCTCGGTGTATCCGAAGGAGCAGGAAAATACATGGGCGGATATGATACGGTAGTTGGCATGGTGAACGGTTTGATCAAAGGCTTGAATATTACAGTTCCCGTTGCTCTTCACTTGGATCACGGCAGCTACGATCACTGCTATAAGTGCATCGAAGCAGGCTTTTCATCCGTAATGTTCGACGGTTCTCATTATCCGATCGCTGAGAACGTAGAAAAGACGACGGAATTAGTTGCGGCGTCTCACGCAAAGGGAATCTCTATCGAAGCTGAAGTTGGTTCTATCGGCGGAGAAGAAGACGGCGTTATCGGTGCAGGTGAATGTGCGGATCCTCAGGAGTGTAAAGCGATTGCTGACCTCGGCATCGATTTTCTGGCAGCAGGTATCGGCAATATTCACGGCAAATATCCTGAAAATTGGCAGGGACTTTCCTTCGAGACATTGGATGCTATCCAGAAGCTGACAGGAGACATGCCTCTCGTTCTTCACGGCGGTACGGGAATCCCGGCTGACATGATCAAAAAGGCTATCTCTCTCGGCGTTGCTAAGATCAACGTTAATACGGAATGCCAGCTGTCCTTTGCAGCGGCTACACGTAAATACATCGAAGAAGGAAAAGACCTTCAGGGCAAAGGCTTCGACCCTCGTAAGCTTCTCGCTCCGGGCTTTGAGGCTATCAAGGCTACCGTTAAAGAAAAAATGGAGCTGTTTGGTTCTGTAAACAAAGCTTAA
- a CDS encoding diacylglycerol/lipid kinase family protein has protein sequence MTDKEMLFVFNPRSGKAKIRNKLQDIIDVFVKAGYEVAVYPTQCEGDAVCAVQNKKDRYDILVCCGGDGTLDEVVNGMLRSTKQIPIGYIPAGSTNDFAESLGIPKDMLKAAQAIVKGKDYACDVGAFNKESFVYIAAFGLFTDVSYGTSQDVKNVLGHMAYILEGMKRIPSIKSYKLKVRYDDVTLEEEFIFGMVTNSISVGGFKRITGKYVELDDGEFEVTLIKMPSNPLELNNIMAALLNRNINTDYMYCFKTSSVTFESDSEIPWTLDGEFGGNHKSVSIHNMKQAVRIRVPGKNAARIEGPVK, from the coding sequence ATGACTGATAAAGAGATGCTTTTTGTATTTAATCCCCGTTCGGGGAAGGCGAAGATTAGAAATAAGCTCCAGGACATCATAGACGTATTCGTTAAGGCCGGATATGAGGTTGCCGTATATCCCACGCAGTGCGAGGGGGACGCGGTATGTGCAGTTCAGAATAAGAAGGACAGATATGACATTCTCGTTTGCTGCGGCGGTGACGGCACATTGGATGAGGTGGTAAACGGTATGCTTCGCAGCACAAAACAGATTCCTATCGGCTATATTCCGGCAGGCAGCACCAACGATTTCGCGGAAAGCCTCGGAATACCCAAGGATATGCTGAAGGCGGCACAGGCCATCGTAAAGGGGAAGGATTACGCTTGTGATGTAGGAGCTTTCAATAAGGAAAGCTTTGTCTATATTGCGGCGTTCGGACTTTTTACAGACGTGTCCTACGGGACCAGTCAGGATGTGAAAAATGTGCTCGGGCATATGGCGTATATTCTGGAAGGAATGAAGAGAATACCAAGCATCAAATCCTATAAGCTTAAGGTCAGATACGACGACGTGACACTGGAGGAGGAGTTCATCTTCGGTATGGTGACCAATTCCATTTCGGTGGGAGGCTTTAAGCGGATTACCGGCAAATATGTGGAACTGGATGACGGGGAGTTCGAGGTGACCTTGATTAAGATGCCTTCTAATCCTTTGGAACTCAATAATATTATGGCGGCCCTTTTGAACCGGAATATCAATACGGATTATATGTATTGTTTTAAAACGTCGTCGGTTACTTTTGAATCCGATAGTGAGATTCCATGGACCTTGGATGGGGAATTCGGCGGGAATCATAAAAGTGTGAGCATTCATAATATGAAACAGGCGGTGAGAATCAGGGTGCCGGGAAAGAATGCGGCCAGGATAGAAGGGCCGGTAAAATAG
- a CDS encoding HPr family phosphocarrier protein, translating into MIEKVMKIQLPTGLEARPVAVLVQVASKHACSVYIESEGKKVNAKSIMGMMSLGLDSGETVTVIADGQDETQAVADIEEYLLKGKVS; encoded by the coding sequence ATGATTGAGAAAGTGATGAAGATTCAATTGCCTACAGGGTTAGAGGCTAGACCGGTGGCAGTATTGGTACAGGTGGCAAGTAAGCATGCCTGCTCCGTTTACATTGAATCCGAAGGAAAAAAGGTGAATGCGAAGAGCATCATGGGTATGATGAGCTTAGGGCTTGATAGCGGTGAAACGGTAACGGTTATTGCCGACGGTCAGGATGAGACGCAGGCAGTAGCGGATATCGAAGAGTATTTATTAAAAGGAAAAGTAAGCTAA
- the whiA gene encoding DNA-binding protein WhiA has translation MSFSAEVKEELSRNVSPSRHCQLAELAAIISFFGKLEGSPESDMRLCLQTENEAVIRKVFTLLKKTFNIYTDIAFKELLEEYRNHTYITLFTGRERVDKVLQAVKMYEKNGIRKATENGVNPLLIKNSCCKRAFLRGTFLCTGSMSDPEKSYHLEFVCSYEEQAVRLQSLIQSFQVEAKIVIRKKYYVVYLKEGASIADLLNIMEAHVSLMNFENYRIIKEMRGSINRKVNCETANITKTVNASSKQIEDILLIRDHYGFQNLPDNIREAAQIRLEYPDATLKELGQILEPPVGKSGMNHRLRKLSELADRLRS, from the coding sequence ATGTCTTTTTCCGCGGAAGTAAAAGAAGAATTATCAAGGAATGTAAGTCCGTCCAGGCATTGCCAGCTGGCAGAACTGGCGGCGATTATCAGCTTCTTTGGCAAATTAGAGGGCAGTCCGGAATCGGATATGAGGCTCTGCCTTCAGACAGAAAATGAGGCAGTTATCAGAAAGGTCTTTACATTATTGAAGAAAACCTTTAATATATATACTGATATCGCTTTTAAAGAGCTTTTGGAGGAGTATAGAAATCATACATATATTACGTTGTTTACGGGAAGAGAACGGGTTGATAAAGTTCTTCAGGCTGTTAAAATGTATGAGAAAAACGGAATTCGAAAGGCTACGGAGAACGGAGTAAATCCGTTGTTAATCAAAAATTCCTGCTGTAAAAGGGCATTTCTGCGGGGAACTTTTCTTTGCACGGGTTCCATGAGCGACCCGGAAAAAAGCTATCATTTAGAATTTGTCTGTTCCTATGAAGAACAAGCTGTTCGCCTTCAATCTCTGATACAGAGCTTTCAAGTGGAGGCAAAAATCGTAATAAGAAAGAAATATTATGTGGTGTACTTAAAAGAAGGCGCCAGCATAGCAGATTTATTAAATATCATGGAAGCCCATGTTTCCCTTATGAATTTCGAGAATTACAGGATTATAAAGGAAATGCGAGGTTCCATAAATAGGAAGGTAAATTGCGAAACGGCTAATATTACCAAGACGGTAAACGCATCATCCAAACAGATAGAGGACATCCTCCTGATTAGGGATCATTATGGATTTCAGAATCTACCAGATAACATAAGAGAAGCGGCACAAATAAGATTAGAATATCCGGATGCAACATTAAAGGAATTAGGACAAATCTTAGAACCTCCGGTTGGAAAATCGGGGATGAACCATAGACTTAGGAAATTAAGTGAGCTGGCTGACAGGCTTAGAAGTTAA
- the rapZ gene encoding RNase adapter RapZ, producing MRFVVVTGMSGGGKRTALKMLEDAGFYCVDNLPVPLIEKFVELIATPNSEINKVALGLDVRADQPFEEVWKTLENLKKNGYLYEILFMDASEQVLLKRYKESRRMHPLSPEGRVEDGIHKERDILKTVKEHADYVLDTSNVLTRELKEEIDRIFVMNEEYNSLMVTILSFGFKNGMPADADLVFDVRFLPNPYYIDELKHQTGNDPAIQEYVMSFPEAEEFLQKLEDMILFLIPNYVKEGKYQLVIGIGCTGGKHRSVTLANELYKRMKNQGNYGLKIYHRDVKQGA from the coding sequence ATGAGATTCGTGGTAGTGACCGGAATGAGCGGCGGCGGAAAGAGAACGGCTCTTAAGATGCTGGAGGACGCAGGCTTCTATTGTGTGGATAATCTGCCCGTTCCTTTGATAGAAAAATTTGTAGAGTTAATCGCTACTCCCAACTCGGAAATCAATAAGGTCGCGTTGGGCTTGGATGTCCGTGCGGATCAGCCCTTCGAAGAGGTCTGGAAGACGTTAGAGAACCTGAAGAAAAACGGTTATTTATATGAAATCCTGTTTATGGATGCTTCGGAACAGGTGCTGTTAAAACGCTATAAGGAATCGAGGCGGATGCATCCCCTTTCCCCTGAGGGACGGGTGGAGGACGGCATTCATAAGGAAAGAGATATTCTTAAGACGGTGAAAGAACATGCGGATTACGTACTGGATACCTCAAATGTACTGACTAGAGAACTGAAGGAAGAAATCGATAGGATATTTGTTATGAACGAGGAATATAACAGCCTTATGGTGACGATTCTTTCCTTCGGCTTTAAAAACGGCATGCCGGCAGACGCCGATTTAGTTTTCGATGTCCGCTTCCTGCCGAACCCTTATTATATCGATGAGCTGAAGCACCAGACCGGCAACGATCCGGCGATTCAAGAATACGTCATGAGCTTTCCCGAGGCAGAGGAATTTCTACAGAAGCTGGAGGATATGATTCTATTTTTAATCCCGAATTATGTGAAGGAAGGAAAATACCAGCTGGTAATAGGAATAGGCTGTACCGGCGGAAAACACAGAAGCGTGACGCTGGCGAACGAATTGTACAAGCGTATGAAGAATCAGGGAAATTATGGACTTAAGATTTATCACAGAGATGTGAAGCAGGGGGCATAA
- the murB gene encoding UDP-N-acetylmuramate dehydrogenase, whose product MNSSIYNYIKQIVPQENILFDEPMSSHTTFRVGGKAKCLVKIESKEQLLKLVPILQATGQDYFILGNGSNLLVGDRGYSGIVVKIGSEMGSMSVEGEKMRVPAGVLISSAAQEALAHGLTGMEFASGIPGTIGGGIVMNAGAYDGEMKQIVETVEVMDRSGEIMTLDNDTMEFGYRTSVIKNRPFIVTEAVLKLSAGDKEEIKSKMEDLAARRQEKQPLELGSAGSTFKRPEGHFAGKLIMDAGLKGYRIGGAMVSDKHCGFIVNTGDATAADVRKLIETVQERVKELSGVTLEREVIYLGDF is encoded by the coding sequence GTGAATTCATCAATTTACAATTATATAAAGCAGATAGTGCCTCAGGAGAACATATTATTCGATGAACCCATGAGCAGTCATACTACTTTTCGTGTAGGCGGAAAGGCTAAATGCTTAGTGAAAATAGAAAGCAAAGAGCAGCTATTGAAGCTGGTGCCTATTTTGCAGGCTACCGGGCAGGACTATTTTATACTCGGCAACGGCAGCAATCTGTTAGTGGGAGATAGAGGATATTCAGGCATTGTTGTTAAGATTGGCAGCGAGATGGGAAGCATGTCGGTGGAGGGGGAAAAAATGCGTGTTCCCGCGGGAGTGCTCATATCCAGTGCGGCGCAGGAGGCACTGGCCCATGGGCTGACCGGTATGGAGTTCGCTTCGGGCATACCGGGAACGATCGGCGGCGGCATAGTAATGAACGCCGGAGCCTATGATGGCGAAATGAAACAGATAGTGGAAACCGTGGAGGTCATGGACAGAAGCGGAGAAATAATGACGCTGGATAACGATACGATGGAATTCGGCTACCGCACCAGTGTAATCAAGAACCGCCCCTTTATCGTTACGGAAGCGGTACTTAAGCTTTCTGCAGGCGATAAGGAAGAAATAAAGAGCAAAATGGAGGATTTGGCGGCAAGGCGTCAGGAGAAGCAGCCTTTGGAATTGGGCAGCGCGGGAAGCACATTTAAACGCCCTGAGGGACATTTTGCAGGCAAGCTGATCATGGATGCAGGCCTTAAGGGATATCGGATAGGCGGAGCGATGGTATCCGATAAGCACTGCGGTTTTATAGTGAATACAGGAGACGCTACCGCGGCTGATGTGCGCAAGCTCATCGAGACCGTGCAGGAGCGCGTGAAGGAGCTGTCCGGCGTGACGCTGGAAAGGGAAGTTATTTACCTGGGAGACTTTTAA